A genomic window from Streptococcus sanguinis includes:
- the atpD gene encoding F0F1 ATP synthase subunit beta, whose protein sequence is MSSGKIAQVIGPVVDVAFAAGDKLPEINNALVVYKNDEKKSKIVLEVALELGDGVVRTIAMESTDGLTRGLEVLDTGRPISVPVGKETLGRVFNVLGDTIDLDAPFAEDAERQPIHKKAPTFDELSTSSEILETGIKVIDLLAPYLKGGKVGLFGGAGVGKTVLIQELIHNIAQEHGGISVFTGVGERTREGNDLYWEMKESGVIEKTAMVFGQMNEPPGARMRVALTGLTIAEYFRDVEGQDVLLFIDNIFRFTQAGSEVSALLGRMPSAVGYQPTLATEMGQLQERITSTKKGSVTSIQAIYVPADDYTDPAPATAFAHLDSTTNLERKLVQLGIYPAVDPLASSSRALSPEIVGEEHYAVAAEVKRVLQRYHELQDIIAILGMDELSDDEKTLVARARRIQFFLSQNFNVAEQFTGQPGSYVPVAETVRGFKEILDGKHDKLPEDAFRGVGSIEDVLAKAEKMGF, encoded by the coding sequence CCGGAGACAAACTACCTGAGATAAATAATGCACTTGTAGTCTATAAAAATGATGAGAAAAAATCAAAAATCGTCCTTGAAGTAGCTCTTGAGCTTGGTGACGGTGTAGTGCGGACCATTGCCATGGAGTCGACCGATGGTTTGACGCGTGGTTTGGAGGTCTTGGATACTGGTCGTCCGATTTCTGTGCCGGTCGGCAAGGAAACTCTTGGCCGGGTGTTCAATGTCCTAGGAGACACTATTGACTTGGATGCGCCTTTTGCAGAGGATGCAGAGCGCCAGCCGATTCATAAGAAGGCACCGACCTTTGATGAACTATCGACTTCATCAGAAATCCTGGAAACAGGGATCAAGGTTATCGACCTGCTAGCTCCTTATCTGAAAGGTGGGAAAGTCGGTCTCTTTGGTGGTGCCGGAGTTGGGAAGACAGTCCTGATTCAGGAATTGATTCATAACATTGCCCAAGAGCACGGTGGGATTTCTGTCTTCACAGGTGTTGGTGAACGGACGCGTGAAGGGAACGATCTCTACTGGGAAATGAAAGAATCTGGCGTTATCGAAAAGACGGCTATGGTCTTCGGTCAGATGAATGAACCGCCAGGAGCTCGGATGCGGGTTGCTCTTACCGGACTGACCATCGCGGAATATTTCCGTGATGTGGAAGGTCAGGACGTGCTGCTCTTTATTGACAACATCTTCCGCTTTACGCAGGCTGGTTCGGAAGTATCGGCCCTCTTGGGCCGTATGCCTTCTGCCGTTGGTTACCAGCCAACACTTGCGACAGAAATGGGGCAACTTCAAGAGCGGATTACCTCAACCAAGAAAGGTTCCGTTACTTCAATCCAGGCCATCTACGTGCCAGCGGATGACTATACTGACCCAGCGCCAGCGACAGCTTTTGCTCACTTGGACTCTACGACCAACCTAGAACGGAAATTGGTTCAGCTGGGGATTTATCCAGCCGTGGATCCATTGGCTTCCAGCTCGCGTGCCCTTTCTCCTGAGATTGTCGGAGAAGAGCACTATGCAGTGGCTGCAGAGGTTAAGAGGGTTCTGCAACGTTATCATGAATTGCAGGATATCATTGCTATCCTTGGTATGGATGAGTTGTCAGATGATGAGAAGACTTTGGTTGCACGTGCGCGACGGATTCAGTTCTTCCTATCACAGAACTTCAATGTGGCAGAGCAGTTTACCGGCCAGCCAGGTTCTTATGTACCAGTAGCTGAAACGGTTCGTGGCTTCAAGGAAATCCTTGATGGCAAGCACGATAAGCTGCCAGAAGATGCCTTCCGTGGTGTAGGCTCCATCGAGGATGTATTGGCCAAGGCTGAGAAAATGGGATTC